In Haliotis asinina isolate JCU_RB_2024 chromosome 15, JCU_Hal_asi_v2, whole genome shotgun sequence, one DNA window encodes the following:
- the LOC137266166 gene encoding uncharacterized protein encodes MSNPGMVIAVCPLNSLMQDQVLSLCDRGIKACFLNSQGTAGKTYKMISRQTDVEKQEEEEENDEDEDEVTENDIHAPTYVNMKERRQGEVNIIYAHPETLLNNKTVGSLLRSPLFQEKVCAVVIDEVHVISEWGPTFRKAFKKLSEVICIFADAAHLALTATATPQAVKELAADLQFVDFKTIRINPDRVNIFLEIQTRLPNIRKHEKLDNLIQPLAEDLSNRLAEFPLTVVYINNDEALGYCYQYVARHLKEKAYIPTESHIPENRIFAQYHKAYTDEMKTHIVCDLRKENPKIRLVLATVALGMGLNAPSIRRVIHFQPPTTLEKYLQEIGRAGRDGKKSSALLYYNKNDIAKNREDMTEAMIKYCTNRTTCLRLQLVSYFGFDSVIFSDNPADCCINCRTAQKGM; translated from the exons ATGTCAAATCCAGGGATGGTCATCGCTGTGTGTCCACTCAATTCCTTGATGCAGGACCAGGTTCTGTCATTGTGTGACCGTGGGATCAAAGCCTGTTTTCTTAATTCACAAG GTACTGCTGGAAAGACTTACAAGATGATCTCACGCCAGACTGATGTGGAGAAGcaagaagaagaggaggagaatgatgaagatgaagacgaAGTAACTGAAAATGACATTCATGCGCCAACTTATGTCAACATGAAAGAACGGCGGCAGGGAGAAGTCAACATCATCTATGCCCATCCGGAGACTCTTCTCAACAACAAGACAGTTGGAAGTCTGCTCAGATCTCCACTTTTCCAAGAAAAAGTCTGCGCCGTTGTTATTGATGAAGTGCACGTGATATCTGAATG GGGTCCAACATTTAGAAAAGCATTCAAGAAATTATCAGAGGTTATCTGCATTTTTGCTGATGCCGCTCATCTGGCACTGACTGCAACTGCTACCCCTCAAGCCGTTAAAGAACTTGCTGCAGACCTTCAGTTTGTTGACTTTAAGACGATCAGAATAAACCCTGATCGTGTCAACATCTTTCTAGAG ATTCAAACTCGTCTGCCAAATATCAGGAAACACGAAAAATTAGACAACCTAATTCAACCACTTGCTGAAGACCTTAGTAATCGTCTGGCTGAATTCCCTCTGACAGTTGTTTACATCAACAATGATGAGGCACTGGGATACTGCTATCAGTATGTAGCAAGACATCTAAAGGAAAAGGCATACATTCCTACAGAATCACACATTCCAGAAAACCGAATTTTTGCCCAGTACCACAAGGCATAcacagatgaaatgaaaaccCATATTGTGTGTGACCTGAGGAAAGAAAACCCCAAAATTAGGTTGGTCCTTGCCACTGTTGCCTTAGGCATGGGTCTGAATGCACCTAGCATACGACGTGTAATCCATTTTCAACCCCCTACAACCCTTGAGAAATATCTCCAGGAAATAGGTCGAGCAGGACGAGATGGCAAAAAGTCTAGTGCCCTACTGTATTACAACAAGAATGACATTGCAAAGAATCGTGAGGATATGACAGAGGCAATGATCAAGTACTGTACAAACAGGACCACTTGCTTAAGGCTGCAgcttgtttcatattttggttTTGATTCAGTCATCTTTTCTGATAACCCAGCTGATTGTTGCATTAACTGCAGGACAGCTCAGAAAggaatgtga